From Mesorhizobium sp. AR02, a single genomic window includes:
- the ehuA gene encoding ectoine/hydroxyectoine ABC transporter ATP-binding protein EhuA, whose translation MGLHVAPKAPDCPPIIEFRDVEKSYGSLKVLEQLSFSVKAGEHLALIGPSGSGKTTILRILMTVESVTAGDVIVNGVCLNHEQRGDKQVPSSEAHLRRMRGAFGMVFQHFNLFPHKTALQNVALAPVLTGSLSKAAAKERALQMLENVGLADKAHEYPSRLSGGQKQRVAIARALALQPKILLLDEITSALDPELVEEVLNVITNLRNETDMTMLLVTHEMGFAKDFADRVLFFERGKIVEEGPPSEIFQSPHHERTKSFLRKIIAAGHRV comes from the coding sequence ATGGGATTGCATGTCGCACCCAAGGCTCCAGATTGCCCGCCCATCATTGAATTCCGGGACGTTGAGAAAAGCTATGGTTCCCTCAAGGTGCTGGAACAGCTCTCGTTCTCGGTGAAAGCTGGTGAGCATCTTGCGCTGATTGGTCCATCAGGCTCGGGAAAAACGACGATCCTTAGAATTTTGATGACGGTCGAGTCGGTTACAGCTGGAGATGTGATCGTCAATGGCGTTTGCCTAAACCACGAGCAAAGAGGCGATAAACAAGTACCGTCGTCGGAGGCGCATCTACGCAGAATGCGTGGCGCCTTCGGAATGGTCTTCCAACATTTCAACCTCTTTCCGCATAAAACCGCTCTTCAGAACGTTGCCCTCGCCCCGGTGCTGACTGGAAGTCTGTCGAAAGCGGCAGCCAAAGAACGTGCGCTGCAAATGCTGGAAAACGTTGGGCTCGCCGACAAAGCACATGAGTATCCGTCAAGATTATCTGGCGGCCAAAAACAACGCGTCGCGATTGCCCGTGCTCTCGCTTTGCAGCCCAAAATACTACTCCTTGACGAGATCACCTCCGCTCTTGATCCGGAGCTGGTGGAAGAGGTCCTAAACGTCATCACAAATCTCCGCAACGAGACCGACATGACGATGCTCCTGGTTACCCACGAGATGGGTTTCGCCAAGGATTTTGCCGACCGAGTGTTGTTCTTCGAGCGCGGCAAGATCGTTGAAGAAGGCCCGCCGTCGGAAATCTTTCAGTCGCCTCACCACGAGCGCACGAAAAGCTTCCTTCGCAAGATAATCGCCGCAGGCCATCGCGTTTGA
- the ehuC gene encoding ectoine/hydroxyectoine ABC transporter permease subunit EhuC, which yields MNSFESAIGYSWFILTGAVATVELTLLSCLLALILAMLAGIALTADQISVRAVTRIYVEIFRGTSVFVQLFAAYFVLPFVGVSLSPLQSGVLALGLNGGAYGAEVVRAALNAVGRDQREATIALNLTRWQALWWVILPQAVVFMLPSFGNLAIELMKGTAVASLITVSELTFQAQVVRGQTGDTAMPFLLILVIYLLIASALISFVRWLERRFGRGIVSANT from the coding sequence GTGAATAGTTTTGAGTCTGCAATCGGATACAGTTGGTTCATACTCACGGGGGCTGTCGCTACCGTAGAACTCACGCTTTTGAGCTGCCTGCTCGCGTTGATACTGGCTATGCTGGCCGGCATTGCTCTCACTGCAGACCAGATTTCCGTGCGTGCCGTAACGCGAATCTATGTGGAGATCTTCCGCGGCACCTCAGTGTTCGTCCAACTGTTCGCGGCTTATTTCGTTCTGCCATTTGTTGGCGTTTCTCTATCTCCACTGCAGTCGGGCGTCCTGGCGCTGGGCTTGAACGGTGGCGCTTATGGCGCTGAAGTCGTTCGCGCGGCGCTCAACGCCGTCGGTCGCGATCAGCGGGAAGCAACTATCGCATTAAATCTGACGCGGTGGCAGGCCCTCTGGTGGGTGATCCTTCCACAGGCGGTCGTGTTCATGCTGCCAAGCTTTGGAAATCTTGCGATCGAGCTCATGAAAGGCACTGCGGTGGCATCGCTCATAACGGTCTCGGAGCTAACGTTTCAGGCGCAGGTGGTACGAGGCCAAACAGGCGACACCGCTATGCCCTTTCTGCTCATCTTGGTCATTTATCTTCTAATTGCGTCTGCATTGATAAGTTTCGTGCGGTGGCTTGAAAGACGCTTTGGGCGTGGCATCGTAAGCGCAAATACCTGA
- the ehuD gene encoding ectoine/hydroxyectoine ABC transporter permease subunit EhuD codes for MNWSWAFVAEITPDLLKGLVVTVKITLISSVVALSIGLFFAIAKMSSIESVRRSAVLVTETIRRTPLLVQLYFLFYVLPDIGIVLSPMVAGTIGLGLHYGTYVSEVYRAGIINVPAGQWEAARACNLTTRQTWTEIVLPQAIPPMIPPLGNYVIAMFKETPILSAITVLDLMGEALAKANFSYRYLEPITLVAVGFLFVSLCSAALIRLLENYLKLRAA; via the coding sequence ATGAACTGGAGTTGGGCATTCGTCGCTGAGATAACGCCCGATTTGCTTAAAGGGCTCGTCGTTACAGTGAAGATAACGTTGATCTCGTCGGTTGTGGCTTTGAGCATCGGACTATTCTTCGCAATTGCCAAGATGTCTTCAATCGAGTCGGTTCGCCGTTCTGCGGTCCTTGTAACAGAGACGATTAGAAGAACGCCGTTGCTGGTGCAGCTGTACTTTCTCTTCTACGTCCTGCCAGACATTGGAATTGTTTTGTCTCCCATGGTCGCCGGGACAATCGGTCTCGGTCTCCACTACGGCACTTACGTGTCAGAGGTCTATCGCGCCGGGATCATCAATGTTCCGGCCGGGCAATGGGAGGCTGCGAGGGCCTGCAACCTGACCACAAGGCAGACCTGGACGGAAATCGTGCTGCCGCAAGCTATTCCCCCAATGATCCCACCTTTGGGCAATTATGTGATCGCGATGTTCAAGGAGACGCCAATACTATCGGCAATTACCGTCCTTGACCTTATGGGCGAAGCGCTAGCCAAAGCCAACTTCAGCTACCGCTATCTCGAACCAATCACTCTCGTCGCCGTGGGCTTCCTGTTCGTCAGCCTTTGCTCTGCGGCCCTTATTCGGCTTTTGGAAAACTATCTGAAACTTCGGGCTGCCTGA
- a CDS encoding M24 family metallopeptidase, with translation MTAPKLRFEISEYKARLEGTRKAMEREGIDLLIVTDPANMAWLTGYDGWSFYVHQCVLIHGDEDPVWFGREMDGNGARRTIYMDESRIKSYADHYVQSSQYHPMTALGQLVTDLGWSTGSIGIEKDNYYFTHAAFEALSSTLPNASFKDTTRLVKWQRIIKSPREIEYMRGAGKIATAMHQRVAEVLKPGVKQSDIVAEIYRTATRGVDGFWGDYPAAVPMIGAGIDASAPHLTWSDRELRSGESIFFELAGVHKRYHCPLSRTFYLGKPEQKFVDAEKAVLEGMAAGLEKAVPGNSCEDVAQAYYTAIERHGLKKPSRCGYSIGLAYPPDWGEHSASFRTGDRTELRPGMTFHFMSGLWFGDWGIEITESILITDKQAECLAQSPRQLIVIDQ, from the coding sequence ATGACTGCACCGAAACTACGCTTTGAGATTTCCGAGTACAAAGCTCGGCTCGAGGGCACCCGCAAAGCAATGGAGCGGGAAGGCATCGATCTTCTAATCGTCACGGACCCCGCAAACATGGCCTGGCTTACCGGTTATGACGGCTGGTCCTTCTACGTTCACCAGTGCGTCCTCATTCATGGGGACGAAGACCCGGTCTGGTTCGGTCGCGAAATGGACGGCAACGGTGCTCGCCGAACCATTTACATGGATGAGAGCCGTATCAAGTCGTACGCGGATCACTACGTCCAATCCTCCCAATATCATCCGATGACTGCCCTTGGCCAATTGGTTACAGACCTCGGCTGGTCCACGGGTTCGATCGGGATCGAAAAGGATAATTACTACTTTACGCACGCAGCTTTTGAAGCGCTGTCCTCCACGCTGCCGAACGCAAGCTTCAAAGACACGACAAGGCTTGTGAAATGGCAGCGGATCATCAAGTCTCCCCGCGAAATCGAGTACATGCGCGGAGCAGGCAAAATCGCGACGGCCATGCATCAGCGCGTCGCCGAAGTGTTGAAACCCGGCGTCAAGCAATCGGACATTGTGGCGGAAATTTACCGCACCGCCACTCGTGGCGTTGATGGCTTCTGGGGCGACTACCCAGCGGCCGTTCCCATGATCGGGGCGGGCATCGACGCCTCGGCGCCTCATTTGACTTGGTCAGATCGTGAGCTTCGCTCTGGGGAAAGCATCTTTTTTGAACTCGCCGGCGTCCACAAACGCTATCACTGTCCTCTCTCCAGGACATTCTATCTAGGTAAGCCGGAACAAAAGTTCGTCGATGCAGAAAAGGCCGTGCTCGAGGGAATGGCGGCTGGCTTGGAGAAAGCGGTGCCGGGGAATTCTTGCGAAGACGTCGCGCAAGCCTACTACACCGCCATTGAGCGTCACGGGCTGAAAAAGCCAAGCCGTTGCGGCTACTCGATCGGTCTCGCTTATCCGCCGGATTGGGGTGAGCACTCCGCAAGCTTCCGCACAGGGGACCGCACTGAATTGCGGCCAGGGATGACGTTCCACTTTATGTCAGGCCTGTGGTTTGGCGACTGGGGCATCGAAATCACTGAAAGCATCCTTATCACCGACAAGCAGGCCGAGTGCCTGGCACAGTCGCCACGCCAGTTGATAGTGATCGATCAATGA
- a CDS encoding M20 metallopeptidase family protein, whose amino-acid sequence MNASDTDLKRASHAFHLPAGCEEQILALRHYMHANPELSNEEHNTRAKIAEFLGGAGLQTPQVFHHTGLFVDIVGEGNGIPINVVVRGDIDALPIQEARPDIPYRSRVPGKMHACGHDAHASAALGVVLAALAYRQHYAGKVRVVFQPAEEAEPLGGRSVAEQGLLDGFDCAIGMHVNPEIPSGTFSVLTGPVTKSSDEFQIIFKGKKSHAAWPELGVDAIAIASTFVIEMQKLISRESHSDEAPVISIGRFHGGEATNIICDRVVLDGTLRTRSPDARQRLRRRLEELARQIAAMHRGEAEFKLVPGEPAVVNDPGISQTAREAIGEIYGSESLVPARPLAGADDFGFYAEKLPSVYFWFGCYNEALGNITHVHTAEFGVSDDDVLRAARAAWAIVRNLQVSANAGISS is encoded by the coding sequence ATGAATGCATCGGACACAGACCTCAAACGGGCCAGTCACGCATTCCATTTGCCGGCGGGATGCGAGGAGCAAATCCTCGCTCTCCGGCACTACATGCACGCAAACCCGGAGCTATCAAATGAGGAGCACAACACTCGGGCAAAAATAGCGGAGTTTTTGGGCGGTGCGGGGCTGCAAACACCCCAGGTCTTTCACCACACAGGCTTGTTCGTTGACATTGTCGGCGAGGGAAATGGAATTCCCATAAATGTCGTGGTTCGTGGCGACATCGACGCGCTGCCCATCCAAGAGGCCCGACCGGATATCCCATATAGATCCCGTGTCCCTGGAAAGATGCATGCTTGCGGCCACGATGCGCATGCATCGGCAGCATTGGGCGTTGTATTGGCGGCGCTCGCCTATCGTCAGCACTACGCGGGAAAGGTGCGCGTTGTGTTTCAACCGGCTGAGGAAGCAGAACCCCTCGGCGGCCGATCTGTCGCTGAACAAGGTCTGCTCGACGGTTTTGACTGCGCAATTGGGATGCATGTGAACCCCGAAATACCCTCCGGGACGTTTTCCGTCCTGACGGGCCCGGTAACAAAGTCTTCCGACGAATTCCAGATCATCTTCAAAGGCAAGAAGAGCCACGCGGCGTGGCCAGAGCTGGGTGTTGATGCGATCGCGATCGCGTCCACATTCGTCATTGAGATGCAGAAACTCATATCGCGTGAGAGCCACAGCGACGAAGCTCCTGTCATTTCAATAGGCCGTTTCCATGGTGGTGAAGCAACCAACATCATCTGCGATCGCGTCGTTCTCGACGGTACGCTGCGCACACGTTCGCCAGACGCCCGTCAGAGGCTTCGACGCCGTTTGGAGGAACTGGCTCGTCAGATTGCCGCGATGCATCGCGGCGAGGCAGAGTTCAAGCTGGTTCCGGGAGAACCTGCCGTCGTAAACGATCCAGGTATCAGTCAAACGGCCCGGGAAGCCATTGGCGAAATCTATGGAAGTGAGTCACTCGTTCCGGCGAGACCTCTCGCAGGGGCAGACGACTTCGGATTCTATGCCGAAAAACTCCCATCGGTGTATTTCTGGTTTGGCTGTTACAATGAAGCGCTCGGAAACATAACCCATGTTCACACGGCAGAATTCGGTGTCTCCGATGATGACGTGTTGCGCGCGGCGCGCGCTGCTTGGGCAATCGTCAGAAATCTTCAAGTTTCAGCAAACGCGGGCATATCGTCATGA
- a CDS encoding Asp/Glu racemase has protein sequence MITSPIKHLEAAMDAGMANQVVIGLIALSTDVVTEYELRRMLPKDGVSISATRIETKNPITIENLRGHAHEIAKAAELFVPRESVDVFAYGCTSGSALILQTTLEAELHRTAPGAKLTSPMTGAYKAFRQLGIRRVDLLTPYPDDVTAAMTECLKDEGVSVVSCGSFHIENDYEIINIKPASIIAAAEALNSAESEALFIPCTGLRTSTIIQALEARIGKPVITAHQAMLWDALRLSGYTQPLSGFGKLLTV, from the coding sequence ATGATCACGTCGCCAATCAAACACCTTGAAGCAGCTATGGACGCAGGGATGGCGAACCAGGTTGTAATCGGCTTGATTGCTCTTTCGACAGATGTCGTGACTGAGTACGAGCTGCGGAGAATGCTTCCGAAGGACGGCGTTAGTATTTCAGCAACCCGAATTGAGACGAAAAACCCGATTACGATCGAAAATCTGCGTGGCCATGCGCATGAAATTGCCAAAGCCGCCGAGCTGTTCGTGCCCCGGGAGTCCGTGGATGTCTTTGCCTACGGCTGCACGTCTGGATCTGCGCTGATTTTGCAAACGACCCTTGAAGCAGAACTGCACCGAACTGCACCAGGCGCGAAGTTAACATCGCCTATGACAGGAGCCTACAAGGCTTTTCGTCAGCTCGGGATTCGGCGGGTCGATCTTTTGACACCCTATCCAGACGACGTTACGGCGGCGATGACCGAGTGCTTGAAGGACGAAGGTGTTTCAGTCGTGTCTTGTGGTTCATTCCACATCGAAAACGACTATGAAATCATCAATATCAAGCCGGCGAGCATCATAGCAGCGGCCGAGGCACTAAATTCGGCTGAGTCCGAAGCTTTGTTCATACCATGCACTGGTTTGAGGACTTCGACAATCATCCAGGCCCTCGAAGCGCGAATTGGCAAGCCTGTGATCACCGCTCACCAAGCAATGCTCTGGGATGCACTTAGACTTTCCGGCTATACACAGCCACTGTCGGGATTCGGAAAGCTACTCACTGTCTGA
- a CDS encoding NAD(P)-dependent oxidoreductase, whose translation MKVLCLWYATDTEINLIKGVLPPGTEVVAPRGEYLSRFDCDYSDVTNLAPDADAIIAFSVPEGLLQIAEKLKVFSWLHSGVDDLGLMGALDLFKQRGVKLANIRGANAVAVAEQAMMFVLALAKKTLLKHRATEEGRLLFPLYDDEYRSGMLHGRTIGVIGVGNIGGRIAKHAKGFDMQALGVRRTNGGPPVEFFDAVHGVDELHDVLPKCDYVVLATPDTKETHQFFGAAELAAMKPSAFLINISRGMLIQEKPLYEALTSGTLHGFATDVWWQYNYGQTFPIGWGSRLGIHKLPNVVTSNDQAANADDVLERNIRWGSQNLAEFVSGTPMKREVRLDLGY comes from the coding sequence ATGAAAGTTCTATGCTTATGGTATGCCACGGACACTGAGATCAACCTAATCAAAGGAGTGCTGCCGCCCGGAACCGAAGTGGTGGCACCGAGAGGCGAATATCTCTCGCGTTTCGACTGCGACTACTCAGACGTGACGAATCTGGCGCCCGACGCCGATGCGATCATTGCTTTTAGCGTCCCGGAGGGACTTCTTCAGATCGCGGAAAAGCTCAAGGTGTTCTCCTGGCTGCATTCCGGCGTGGACGACCTTGGACTGATGGGCGCGCTAGATCTTTTCAAACAGCGTGGCGTCAAGCTCGCAAACATTCGCGGCGCGAATGCGGTCGCGGTCGCGGAGCAAGCAATGATGTTCGTGCTAGCTCTTGCAAAAAAGACTCTCCTTAAGCACCGGGCGACAGAAGAAGGCAGGCTGCTATTCCCTCTCTATGATGACGAATACAGGTCGGGGATGCTACACGGTCGCACAATCGGCGTGATTGGAGTTGGAAATATCGGCGGGCGTATCGCCAAACACGCCAAGGGGTTCGACATGCAAGCCCTCGGCGTCCGTCGCACCAATGGCGGCCCCCCGGTCGAGTTTTTCGATGCAGTGCACGGGGTCGACGAGTTGCACGATGTTCTGCCGAAGTGCGACTACGTCGTCCTAGCGACGCCTGATACAAAAGAGACGCATCAGTTTTTCGGCGCCGCGGAGCTCGCCGCCATGAAACCATCGGCGTTTCTCATTAATATCTCGCGTGGCATGTTGATCCAGGAGAAGCCGCTATACGAAGCGCTCACTTCAGGCACCCTTCATGGTTTCGCAACCGACGTATGGTGGCAGTACAATTACGGCCAAACATTTCCGATTGGCTGGGGATCGCGCCTTGGAATCCACAAGTTGCCCAATGTGGTCACGTCGAACGACCAAGCCGCAAATGCCGATGACGTGCTCGAGAGGAATATCCGCTGGGGCTCGCAGAACCTGGCTGAATTTGTATCGGGTACACCGATGAAGCGAGAAGTGAGGCTCGATCTGGGATACTAA
- a CDS encoding LysR substrate-binding domain-containing protein — MKHYPSIQALRVLTSFARTGSVEETADELFLTRSAVTYQLRLLERSLSFSLLHRAGTRIGLSPEGLAYAHDVRLALNTISGSAQRYANRSVSGTLVICSTPGFAGGWLCSRIAKFNGAFPDVKIVLQTQTLLENVANEDIDVFITFGNGHWPEMSVSYLVGIRISPVCSPVFLHQHGMFKDPKDLSNVPLLNILGDETDWEIWLTAAGVDPFLARSGITFHDGNLCYNAAVYSQGVALGDDFTCRAALASGMLVMPFDLSLRGRRSYYLVSSPAKAEMPTVAAFSSWIKTEIMANHTEDDGEA; from the coding sequence ATGAAACACTATCCGTCCATTCAAGCGCTTCGCGTTCTCACCAGTTTCGCTCGGACAGGATCAGTTGAAGAGACCGCGGATGAGCTTTTTCTCACCCGAAGCGCGGTAACCTACCAACTCCGCTTGCTCGAGCGCAGCTTGAGTTTTTCACTTTTGCACCGGGCGGGTACCCGCATCGGGCTCTCGCCTGAGGGCTTAGCCTACGCTCATGATGTGCGGTTGGCGCTCAACACGATCTCCGGTTCAGCACAGCGGTACGCGAATAGGAGTGTAAGCGGTACTCTCGTAATTTGTAGCACACCGGGCTTCGCGGGCGGTTGGCTTTGCAGCCGCATTGCCAAATTCAATGGAGCCTTCCCTGATGTGAAGATCGTCCTTCAAACCCAGACCCTTCTGGAAAATGTCGCGAATGAGGACATTGATGTGTTTATCACCTTCGGGAATGGTCATTGGCCAGAGATGAGTGTCTCTTACCTCGTCGGCATCCGTATATCTCCGGTATGCAGTCCGGTTTTCCTGCATCAACATGGGATGTTTAAGGACCCTAAAGATCTGAGCAACGTGCCTTTGCTTAACATCCTTGGCGACGAGACAGACTGGGAGATCTGGCTCACCGCGGCCGGTGTCGACCCTTTTCTGGCGCGTAGCGGCATCACCTTCCATGACGGAAACCTTTGTTACAACGCTGCGGTCTACTCGCAAGGCGTGGCGCTGGGCGACGATTTCACCTGTCGAGCCGCTTTGGCAAGCGGCATGCTTGTCATGCCGTTTGATCTCTCGCTTAGAGGGAGACGCTCCTATTACCTTGTTTCGTCGCCGGCCAAGGCTGAAATGCCAACGGTGGCGGCCTTTAGCTCATGGATTAAGACCGAAATCATGGCCAACCATACCGAGGATGACGGCGAGGCCTGA